The window caggcaaacacaacaaatacattatAAATTACAAACATGTACCaccagaaatatatatattgattctTTAACACTTAAATAAAGGGAACATCTACAAAAACAAACCTTCAAGTTACACAGACAACAGATAATGATAAAAAAGTCAATATGACTTAACATCaggaaaatctctcttaaagaGATTTAAGTCAGAGAATACGCATCATTTGATTCAAAATTGCAgacataaaatatattatacaaAAGGctggaacgtttttttttatagttctCAGCATTGCAATCCTAGTTTACAGTGATTTATTACTTTATATAATGCTTTCAAACATAAATCTCGTCCATCTATGTGGGAAACGACTCAGATTAAAATCAGTACTCGGTCTGCACCGCTTGGACTGCATTTCACTCCGACATGCACCCTTTAACCATCAATTCTCAATCTGTCTCCAGACTTTTATTGGCTACAAAACCACATTCAAGCTGAACCGCAGCCCACAGACACGGTGGACGCCGCGTGTCTGGTGATGCGTCGTTACTTGTTGGAAATCTTTTGTGGCTTGTGGCTCCGGGCACAGCGGATGGGCTGCGACTCGCCCTGCGATTCCCTCCTGACAAGGGGCCCCCGCTTGGTGCCAACAGATGATCGTCAGACGAAAAAACTTTCCACCACGAGTgtttatttgtcctttttttttcttctcaatcTGTGGCTCCAGATGCGGGGGAGGAATCTGCTCGTGCTCATTAAATGcaaggtcttttttttcttctatattgAGTGGGAGCTCTACCTCACAGGGAGATAACCAGGCAAATGGAAACCAACTCATCAACcaagcacaaagaaaagaaagaatagTCCAAAATATACGTCTTTCTCCAACTCATCCTCGCCTTGACTACTTTATTTCTGTCTCCGTCTATTCTTTATGACTTGTTTTCGACCACAGCGGGGGCGATCATCATCCTGCTGGACTTCAGGGGATAGTAGCGGCCCCTCCAGGTCTTCCAGAAGATGCTCTGCTTCCTCTGGTCCCGCTGCTTTGGAGGAGGGCTCTGGAAGTATCTGCCGTTCAGGTTGGAGCGACCGCAGTTACTGAACCACCAGCCACCTAGCAACACAAAGAGGACAACCTCCGGTCAGGTCCGCCGTCCCAAACTGGCCTCtagaaaatacatatatatgatcGGGATCATCATTTCCAACTCACCAGAGAGGTGCTTGGCGCAGTTGGTGTCGTTCTTCTGGTCGTTGTCTTGGTCCCGGGTGGAAAAGGTCAAGCCGGCGGTGGCGTCACTTGCCAGCGAGCTCTCCAAGGGGCTGAAAGCGTCTGCCTTCTGAATCTTTAGCGAGTACTTGGTTTCCTCTCCGCCCAGGTGAAAGGGGAGGCGGACAGATGCCATGTCTCCACTCCAGTCGGCGAGCACAATGTCGAGGATGTGGCCGCCGTCTTTGGCGATAGAGTGGATCTTTTCTAACCCCAGCCAGAACTCTCCtagaggaaagaaaagataaGCGGGGAACGGGTGAGAAAACTTCTGTTTGATCTGTTATCAGTGATAAGATGCCTTTTGGGAGATGGATCCTGATGTACAGTGGTTGTAAAAGACAGTAATGCTGTGTGAACTAATCTGCACCCGCCGGCTGGCTCCTGTTTAGTCAGTGAGAGGGAGGTCAAAGTCGAAAGGGCATTTACCATTCAAGCTGCCAAAGCCGGTTTTGTAGGCCGTCCATAGCTGGTCAAAGTCCACTGAGCCATCTTGACGATTTTGGATCACCGTCCATCCACCATCTGGACAGAAAGTCGGAAACACAATCATTAGAACACGTTCCGTCAACCAAATAAGCAACCGTCAGATAAAGTTGGTGACTGATTGTCCACGTGCTCAGCAAACGCTAACGTCCACTGAGAAGGACACAAAGGGCAAAATGCAAACAGAGTTTAGGTCCACTCACCAGCTGTCATCTCACAGAACACTTTAAAGGCCTCAGCATTTATTGGCTGGATGGTGTAAACCCCACTTGTGCTCTCTCCTCTCAGGAACAGCTCATGACAATCTGATGCCATctctagaagaagaagaagaagaagaatggtaAGACAACCAGGTCCTTTAAGGCCCGTTAGTCAGAACAGGATGATTATCTTTTGGCCGACACACAGGTTTggcttcactttaaaaaaaaaaaaatttggggAGGAAACTCAATCAAACTTGTTTACTCTGTCCTGCATTGATAAGATGGTCATTCACACCAGGGCAACGTCTCAGCAACACGCAATTGTTGGGAACGAGCTTATCTGTAAGTCCGGAGATTTAAACGCGCACCCTTTTAGAGACATAGTGACAACTTGTGTCCTGGTTCTCCCAGTTCCCAGGCAGTCTTCCCTGTTTACGGCAGCCTTGCCTTCCAGGTCGTTTCACTGCACAAACTACCAATGCCTTTCACATTCCTCAACCCCCTTTTCCCTGTCTGcaatccccctcctccctgacTCACACACCTCCCTCACATGCACAGCAGCCAGTCAGTGACGTAGGAGTGCATGGCTGGTGCATGGCTGATGCATGGCCGGGGCGTGATcagagggtggggagggggtttCTCCCCAGTAATCCTTTTCTATTACGGGTGACGTCATCTTGGGAATATCTCCacaccacaaagaaaaaacatggttTTGCTCTTGTTTCACTGATCCTTCCCATATATTCGCCTGCATATTGTTTTAATGGGAGCACACCAGCTGACCGCACAACCACAAAACCCATTGTGTGTGATGTCCTTTCCCCAGAGGTGTGACCTCGTGGTCGCCTCTTGTGGCCTTGGGGTCAGGGGTTTTCCTGAACTTTGGCACACTTCTTCTCATTCATTACAATGCGAGAGAAGGGGAGGCTGTGCGTcgtggtgggggaggagggttgaggatgagtgaagaggaggaggaggaggagggggggggggtgtcagacTCCCTGACAGATCTGGGGGAAAGGTTGCTCATTCTTGAGGGAtatacaaatgtttgttttgctctAAGGGTCCTAAAGGGGGGGCTGAAGACGGTGGTGGATATCTGTACAAAGTTCACAGGAATATATAGACCATTATTTTCCCACCTTTTTTCCTGGTTCAGGCACAAGGACAGTAATCTGAGGATCATTGCATGCTAGATTTGTACAAAGCCTCCTGCCCCCGAGCACAGAAATGAACGGTGTGAGTAATCCTATTGAAGCTGTGAGACGTTACTGAACACCCTCAGTGACAAGCGAACTTTCCCCCAGTTGAAGCGTTGCCAAAGAAGCTTGTTTCTTTCCTCATTCCTCAAATCCAGCTGATGGCAGTTCTCTGACAGGTTATTGTGATTTGTACTAACCGACTGGTCAATGGTCCCGTGTTCACCTTTCACCCACTTCTCATCTATCAGGCTATTATTTAATATATGTTAATTCAAATCTCCCGTTTAAATTTGCATCCATTTCGGTTTAATCCAGCGATTCGTCCATCATCCTTTTCGTCCTCTCAGAGGGATAAACTGACGTTCAGTGATGTAAGGTGCAAAGTAAGAAAGCTGAACAGAGATGATGAAAAGATGAAAGCTGCCTTTGGTAATAAGTGTATGAGGAGCACTGAGACTGAGCTTCATTCTGAAAGAAATCTCTGTTCCAGTACTATGATTGGAATAGGCAACAGTAACGACATGGGTCTCAAAAAGGAAGATGTCCTCTTtaattttaaatcatttaattttGCCAATGGTATCTTATATGAGTTGGCGTCCATAGGCTTTTACTGCCAAAGCTTTTGCTAAAAGCTCCAACATATTGTGGCGTCACGCTGCGCAGAGAAGCTCGTCCCAAATTGATTAGATTCCTTGATTTTAATTGCTAGTGATGTGAGCTTCTCTATAGCCTCACTAAACAGATGGTCCGCCACATCGGGCGTCCGGTCGACTTAAGACAGTGTCGGGAGGGGATTTCATGGATTTCATGGCTTTACTTACCGGCTGGTGAGTCGCGTTGTTCGGCGACGCCACTTTGCGCGTCACTGTTGCTGCTGCGCGAGGACGCTCTCTGTCGTGACTGTTGAacctgggggagagagggggagagaggggggagagggggggttacgTAACGTGAGATTGTGGAAGAATTGACAGAATGCGAATATGCTGATGGTTAACGCGGGGGGGTTTATGCGTAAGCGGTTCGTACGGCAGCCTCACCTGGCTGTGCAGAGTCCTGATGCGCACATTCTGCTTGTCAAGCTTCTCCTGCTGTAGTCTGATCCGCTCCATCAGGTCGTCAATGCGTTTGTTCTGAGCCTCCAGCATCGGCtgacacaataaaatgaaacaaagaaaacacgttttaaaaaataaaaacgcagTGTCACTTTTCTCCACACGGCACCTGTGAGTAAAATGTGCCAAGGCGCCGAACTTTAGAACCTGAATGAACACGACAACACGCCACTTTCAGGGTTTCATTGAGATTTTTCCCACAGGACAAACTCTGTCCAACCGTCCGAGGTGTCGCTATGCGTTATGTAATAGCGTTTTCCACTATAAAGCCTTTCGGTCTCACATACATCGTAAAACCAGACgtggaaaacaaagaaagcgCAACTAACATAAACCACCTCCGCTGCGCCGCATGGGCCCAGAAATCTACAGGTTGTAAAATGTGCCAGCTGGGAACAATCACGCACACATTCTTAGAGCGTGCAGGGCTCTTTGTGTGGGAGCTTCTTGGACGTTCCTGCACGTACTGCACGTCCTGCCTCAAACCGACCACCCGCTGACTGCCCTTTGTGCATTTGGCTTTAGTTGCTTTGAGCCTCACTTGAGCCGACGGTGCATGCGTAAAGTACATCCAGTAACTTAAGTTCAAGCCTGCTGACCATCTGCTGCAGTAAAACAGCAGTTTGTACTTTCTGAGGCCCTTCTTGGATTTATGAGGCTATATAATTAGGTTTAGTATACAGTAAGGATTCTCATTTAGCTCCCTTTTCTTCCAAACTAACTCCTTATTTTAAGATTTTATGCCTATACACAAACAAATCCACACGGTAAATACAAGACAAAAAAGAACGCCAGAAACTTGCATTCTCACCTGTATATTGTGAGCATCACTGTTGTTCTTGGCACCGGGGTTTGTGTCAGGCACCGCGGAGTCTCCCTGGAGCATGAtgtccaccctctcctccagccGGCTCATCCTCTCGCTCATCGTCCTCCTCTCATGCTGCATCTCCTCTGCCTTCTCCCTCAGCTCGGCCGTGACATTGAGCAggtgtccctctctgtcctccagcCCGTGGGCTCGAGCCTTCagggcctccccctccccccgcagcTTCTGGCTCTCCTTCCCCAGGTCGGTCACCGTGCGGTTGAAGACCTTCAGCTTGGTGGCAATGTCCCTCATCTGGACCTTGGTTTTGTCCACATGCTCCTTCAGCCCCTGGCCCAGCTGCAGGAGGCCGTGGGCGATGACGTTCACGTCATCCCAAGCCGCGTACGGTACACGCTTCTCCTTGGCACCACTGCTGGAAGATGAGCCCCCTTTCTTCTCCAAAGGGAAAGCTATGGCCATGAGCACCACCAGGCAGAGGGTTAGAGTTGCCAGTGTTGTCTTCATTGCTGCCGCTTGTCCCAAACTCTCAGGATGACTTCTTTGAATAGTGTATGATGTCCTGTCGCAGAGGTTTGCATTTAATCTGAGAGCTACGTATCCTGACTGAGTAATCAGAGCACCACAGTTATATAGTTTCACAGCCCTCAACCCTGAGCTGTAAGTAGCCTGCCATTGGCCAGcgcaggagagggaggggggcagttaTTCTCAGGTTtctgtccctcctccacctccctgttAACTATTCATgtcagaggcggaggagggagacagggaggacATTATCTAGATTATAGTAGCCTATATATCGCCAGCAGTGCAATTTATGTATTTCTGAATTTACACAAAGTAGTGGTTCTGTTAAAGTGGATTGTTCATCAGCACAGAAACACATTGGATCACATTCACATTGGATTAAAATGAGTTCATGTTAACCCTGTTATGAAAAACCCAGTGTGATTGTTCTAAGAGTAAATTAAAGAACAGTCACTTGCAGACCTATCGTGACCGTGATTTACAGTAAACGGGCCTGGTTCTTAAAATACACATTacaaaagtgaaaatgaaattgTCAGATGCCATTATGGTGGAAGTGCACTGCACACACTTTCGCATATGAAAGATTCATTTACAGACCTTTAAAAGGAAGATAGATATATATGGAAGGGGAGAATTTAAGCCTCTTCTCTGTGCCATTAATTCCCAAAGCCGTGGAGGGAAGAACTCTACGTCTTTATCATTTTATCGTTcctgtgaggggaaaaaaaagtcatgtgtGAGTCAAATCTGTAATATAAAGGAAACCACATTAAGTATGAGAAAGAATACAGGCAAAAAATACAATACTTCATCATTTAAGTTTATGTTCTCTGATAGATAGTcagaaagacagacaaacaggtGGATTTGGAAATGATTTTGTGAGACGAATAAAGTCAGTGACTTTGTGCAGTAGCCAGGAGAGGAATATGCAGACAATTTGGCCTGAGGTGATCTTCAGAAAGTACCTACTGCTGTGGAGACGTGTGGACTGTGGGAATTAGGGGAAAGGTCACAGCACACAGAGTGCCCATAAtacgtttctcttttttcttttttttacaacctccGCCATGAGGCTGTATAGACTTTGCATGATCCGGTCCTGAGGCCAGACCACAAAGAAGGAGCTGCTTTAACCCTCTCCTGTCTGCAGCCCAGACTAAGTAGGTGAAAGGTAACCGAGAGACTGCTGAGAGGGGAAAGCCACTTTAGAGTCCGGACTGCAATAAACAGGCATTATTATTTGTGATAGCACTGACAGAGAATTGTCTCCACCCTGACAACTTATTGTACTCCAGTTAAAATACTTGTTTATGATCTTTTCCTTTCATGAAGAGCCACAAGGTCCACACAGTGCGATATGACACCAACTACAGTGATGATTTTCTTTACTCTCAGTTAGCAAGATTATCactgagatatatatatatatatatatatatattgaaataaGTGCTGAAGAAGGTGAAGTGGGGTTAAGGGGTTGAAAGGTATTTTTCCGGTGCAGGAACACGGCATCTCTGAAACACACCTGCTTCTTGAGATTAATTGAATAGCATAGTATGAGTAAAACTGAGAAATCCAGTTTGACAAAAAGTTCATACTGTAATTGTTGGATGACTCACAGGCGACGTGTTTCCACCATACGCGCAAAGTTGCACCATAATTTGACAACATACTGCCAGTCAGTGTTTTAAACACCTGTGACTCATTTGTCAGCGGTAGAAGACGTATTCAGCCCATTtacttatatataataatacataattatATAATTCTAATAGCTTTAAAAGTACATCACTACAATAGTCCAACATTGAAAATGTTACTGTACAAGCAAGTGCAAAGAGCATTGTCTATTAAAAGTGTCAATAGTGGGCTGCAAATCTTCTCTATAAGAGAAAAAATCATCTTAAATAGTCACACAACAGAGAAACTACAAAGTCAAAAGTGCCACAAGACACATCAGTATGaaacaaatacatgaaatagTCAAACAGTAAAGGTAAAATCCTTTTAATATCCGTATTGCATCATAGCCAAAAACGAAAAGGTCTATCGGGTCAATAGGCTCATTGTATTGAAAGTATAgactatatttatattaaattaaaataatttaattttcattgttttattgaaataacaacTTGCGAGAATCTGTCTCACGTCCTCTCATTCAAACTCCCTCAACTCCCTCATCCTAACCGTCCCCACAGCTGCTTATTCCATTCTCAAAAATGGCCGCTCCCATCCCCAGCCGCCATGGTGACCTTTTACCCAGATTCTAAACACAGAACATCTGTAAATCCCAGCGCAGCCACAGACAGAGTCACGTAAAAGGGGatggggagagcgagagaaagccGTCACTCCCTTCTTCCCAGGAACGAACTGTGATCTGTGATCGTTTCCAATTGGGACTTATTTTGTACTCCCagatttcttcttcctccacccgTTTGTCAGAAAGTACAGCTGAATATATTCATATGGGGGACAAACCTACGAGAAGGAATTTTATTGAAATCCCAACGTATGAATATCCAAGACTCAATATTACATCTCATCCATCATCGATTGGCACTCATTAGTGTCTCCCGCTGCCCACCTCACTAAATGTCACCCGGCCCCCAGCATGTTCCTCATTTCACATATCATGACAAATTCATGAGCGCTGACACGATCAGCGGGGCTCACGGTGAGTGAATGAAGGGCATGACTGATGTGTAGAAGAATCAGTCATGATGGACTGGAGAGGTAAAGGTAGAAGCGATTCGGGGAGCGACACACAACGATGCTGCTCACCTCGTACTCATAAGCGAGAAAGAAATAGGGAGGAGAAGATTGAGTTTTTTGGTGGGGACGCGCTCAGAAATGGACTTTATGTCACATGCGTTATTGAATTTATagatttcccctttttctaAAGCTGAGGTGCTTCATCAAAGATGAGACGCTGTTACATTGACTGTCCCAGGAGGCCACGTCAGGGATACATATTGTATATTAGTCCCATTGTGGGACtgataaaggaatatcttatcttatcttataaTGCCAGGAGCCTGAATCTGTTATACCTCAAGGTAATGCAGCCTTGCTAATTATTACCTGTGCCTCTCTCCTTCTAATTCAACTTTGCCAACTGCTTGAACTGTTTCACACAAAGGAAGAAGTTAAGGGATGAGCTTACAAAGGAAGAAGTTAAGGGATAAGCAGAATGTTGGTCTTCCCGTGTTAAAGAAATCAGATTGATCTGATAAACTATAATTAcaaattgacaaaaaaacaaacattattctCTGTCAAAAAAGGAATCAAACCAGTGAGGAAAGACCGGCATGTTTGCAGATTAAACTGGTCCTGATACCCACCGTGACCGCCTTCAACCAGTTCCCATCCCACTGCATGAGCAGCCAGGTAAGACACACTACTGCCCCCCAGTGGTGCTCAGCCAGTCGTATTATGTCATTTGACCACTGGGAACCTTTTTGGGGACTGTTTTGCTATTGTTGTACCAGCAGCCAATTGCTGAATATGACACGGCACCgaagcaaatacattttttgttattttctgaGAGACGAGGTGGGATTGATTTCTCCTCCGGTTTGGTTTCAGAGCAAACCGCGAGCAGGCAGAAAGGATATGGGAGATTTCCTATGAGGACTCAAACATGCTGTCATTGGAAAAGGACGGTCCCCTTTGGCATTAACATCTAGGGGCTCTTTCGGTTCCCACACAAATTCTTGacatctgccttttttttagGACGCTTTGTGTCTGTTGAACAACTTTAAAGATCATCATGGGCTTTGCTTTTACAACATCCTGCACAGATTGTTCAATTGGTTCCCTCTGAGGTCAAAACCAAAGTCACGCAAGACCATATGAGAAAGTGTCCCGGTGCCCTGTTTGTGCAGCTGACTGTAATCAACGCGTGTGCATGCACGCATCTTTTGCTTGCATGCGCAGATGCACGGTCGTAGCATCTGTAGCTCGACGCACTCATTGGCAGAGACGTGCAACGTGACACAGGTGAACGTGTTATTGCCTCTGCCTGACTGGGCCTGAGACAGTTTTACTTCTTGGGGGTCATAAGCAACATTCTCCTGCTGATTCATGGTCCACATACATGCTCGCTTCTCCACACTCTTCACGCTGTTCTGTGCTTTCACTGCCCACGGGCTCAATGAGGGTCGCAGCTGGCAGGAAGCACAAAAGTACAGAATGTACAAATATCACCATTTGGACAGTGTAAATTTGAGTGTGGATTGGACCGCGGTTGACCTCGGCAGCTGTGGCCGCTGTCAGTTCTTCCTGGGGGTGAAAATATATCTTTAATAGCTAGAATAACTAAACAAACAGGCAGGCGTGGCTGCGTTATCGATTGTCTCATTTAACTCTCATTAAGAAGTGAATCAGCGCAATATGTCAACAAGTCATTCTACAGCAGTGtattaaatctaaaaaaatcaaataaatttcATGAATTTGCATGAAAAGCACTCATTTATGAACACAAGGAGAAACCCTGCTGTTGTACATAGATACAAATCCATctggagaccaaaacaagttAGCAAGGTCAAGGATGAATTCCACGCTAAATG is drawn from Gasterosteus aculeatus chromosome 3, fGasAcu3.hap1.1, whole genome shotgun sequence and contains these coding sequences:
- the angptl4 gene encoding angiopoietin-related protein 4; the protein is MKTTLATLTLCLVVLMAIAFPLEKKGGSSSSSGAKEKRVPYAAWDDVNVIAHGLLQLGQGLKEHVDKTKVQMRDIATKLKVFNRTVTDLGKESQKLRGEGEALKARAHGLEDREGHLLNVTAELREKAEEMQHERRTMSERMSRLEERVDIMLQGDSAVPDTNPGAKNNSDAHNIQPMLEAQNKRIDDLMERIRLQQEKLDKQNVRIRTLHSQVQQSRQRASSRSSNSDAQSGVAEQRDSPAEMASDCHELFLRGESTSGVYTIQPINAEAFKVFCEMTADGGWTVIQNRQDGSVDFDQLWTAYKTGFGSLNGEFWLGLEKIHSIAKDGGHILDIVLADWSGDMASVRLPFHLGGEETKYSLKIQKADAFSPLESSLASDATAGLTFSTRDQDNDQKNDTNCAKHLSGGWWFSNCGRSNLNGRYFQSPPPKQRDQRKQSIFWKTWRGRYYPLKSSRMMIAPAVVENKS